Proteins encoded within one genomic window of Panicum virgatum strain AP13 chromosome 1N, P.virgatum_v5, whole genome shotgun sequence:
- the LOC120656472 gene encoding glutaredoxin-C4, chloroplastic-like isoform X1, which yields MALEKAKEIVASSPVVVFSKTYCPFCTRVKQLLAQLGANYKAVELDVESDGSDLQSALAEWTGQRTVPNVFVKGERIGGCDATMAMHNGGKLVPLLTEAGAVSAPGTATPSL from the exons ATGGCGCTAGAGAAGGCCAAGGAGATCGTCGCCTCCTCCCCCGTCGTCGTCTTCAG CAAAACTTATTGTCCTTTCTGCACCCGAGTAAAGCAACTGCTAGCACAACTGGGGGCGAATTACAAGGCTGTTGAATTGGATGTGGAAA GTGATGGATCTGATTTGCAATCAGCTCTCGCTGAATGGACTGGGCAGAGGACTGTTCCAAATGTCTTCGTTAAAGGAGAGCGTATCGGTGGCTGTGATG CGACCATGGCAATGCACAACGGTGGGAAGCTGGTGCCTCTGCTGACAGAGGCTGGAGCAGTTAGTGCCCCCGGCACTGCAACTCCGTCTCTGTAG
- the LOC120656472 gene encoding glutaredoxin-C4, chloroplastic-like isoform X2, producing MALEKAKEIVASSPVVVFSKTYCPFCTRVKQLLAQLGANYKAVELDVETLAEWTGQRTVPNVFVKGERIGGCDATMAMHNGGKLVPLLTEAGAVSAPGTATPSL from the exons ATGGCGCTAGAGAAGGCCAAGGAGATCGTCGCCTCCTCCCCCGTCGTCGTCTTCAG CAAAACTTATTGTCCTTTCTGCACCCGAGTAAAGCAACTGCTAGCACAACTGGGGGCGAATTACAAGGCTGTTGAATTGGATGTGGAAA CTCTCGCTGAATGGACTGGGCAGAGGACTGTTCCAAATGTCTTCGTTAAAGGAGAGCGTATCGGTGGCTGTGATG CGACCATGGCAATGCACAACGGTGGGAAGCTGGTGCCTCTGCTGACAGAGGCTGGAGCAGTTAGTGCCCCCGGCACTGCAACTCCGTCTCTGTAG